A single window of Aphidius gifuensis isolate YNYX2018 linkage group LG1, ASM1490517v1, whole genome shotgun sequence DNA harbors:
- the LOC122848868 gene encoding serine proteinase stubble-like isoform X3: protein MHQRVVRHASSNGHRSALRDPGSHMAVIIRTRMHWIGYVATIIWWSTVARSLSTLNRGHSYKISPKPCRIPGTPGSGNSQQGTCMFVWECIKSEGIHVGVCVDTFMFGSCCAKKDTKTTITPIITTTTTTTTTTTIIPTINWEDSVTTDLALGLSDTTLDIITTVKINNKTNEEVTIRPRPIHAIYTSRPKRPSSYELQLSPARLPDDGKNQMVEEDDTNQRLRTNNSYHHEVSPDKTTVIITKTPSPVLSTSPTLLSKPLNFQNSTEKEEDNIIVKQETNSDQIAAASLNLIRTEKPPISWFSTSTSSIGSYSITKKPTYRPDSSYLSPTKTRPNFISKPHDLSQKPNKLWTTIKPDSHNTSTTTETSTSQTIHWRVTTEPAFITKHKYPSHLSTLPVSHRPDYTAHPNWDDKTWIQTTDKRPLINDDDRKDNDGETTNELSDKHRPSQNKKPIDYAKPFGSSSHYITSSDIGSSSKLKPTRKRKPQPPRVTTTTDYPETLIQPSHETSIALSTSTTKISQSTPKKTTTTSTSTTLSPTTTTTTTTEIPPSTTKKSLLGSVPTVSAVIGNDDGKKSTQCGVPPLFPRPETRIVGGKDAPFGRWPWQVSVRRTSFFGFSSTHRCGGAVLNENWIATAGHCVDDLLTSQIRIRVGDYDFSSVQERLPYIERGIAKKVVHPKYNFFTYEYDLALVRLESSLVFAPHISPICLPATDDLLIGENATVTGWGRLSEGGTLPSVLQEVSVPIVSNDVCKSMFLRAGRHEFIPDIFLCAGYENGGQDSCQGDSGGPLQVRGKDGRYFLAGIISWGIGCGAASLPGVCTRISKFVPWILKNVADKNSVL, encoded by the exons gaACCAGAATGCATTGGATCGGTTACGTGGCCACGATAATCTGGTGGTCGACCGTCGCCAGGTCTCTAAGCACATTAAATCGAGGTCACA gctaCAAAATCAGTCCAAAACCATGTCGAATACCAGGTACTCCAGGAAGTGGAAACAGTCAACAGGGTACATGTATGTTCGTTTGGGAGTGTATAAAATCCGAAGGAATACACGTAGGTGTATGCGTTGACACATTTATGTTTGGTAGTTGTTGTGCAAAAAAAGATAcgaaaacaacaataacaccaataataacaacaacaacaaccacgaCAACTACCACAACTATAATACCGACAATAAATTGGGAGGATAGTGTCACGACTGATTTAGCATTGGGATTGTCTGATACAACACTTGATATTATTACAAccgttaaaataaataataaaacaaatgaagaGGTGACAATTAGGCCGAGACCGATTCACGCGATTTATACTAGTCGTCCGAAGAGGCCAAGTTCGTATGAATTACAATTATCGCCAGCACGATTACCAGACGATGGTAAAAATCAAATGGTAGAAGAGGACGATACAAACCAACGACTCCGAACAAATAATAGTTATCATCATGAGGTGTCACCTGATAAAACAACCGTTATAATTACTAAAACACCGTCACCTGTATTGTCAACATCACCAACACTACTATCAAAaccattaaattttcaaaactctactgaaaaagaagaagataaCATCATTGTTAAG CAGGAAACTAATAGTGATCAAATAGCAGCAGCTAGCTTAAATTTGATACGAACGGAGAAACCACCAATATCCTGGTTTTCAACAAGTACTTCATCGATTGGGTCATATTCAATCACAAAAAAACCAACTTATAGACCAGATTCATCTTATTTATCACCAACCAAAACTAGaccaaattttatatcaaagcCTCATGATTTGTCCCAaaagccaaataaattatggACAACAATAAAGCCGGACAGTCACAACACAAG TACTACGACAGAAACAAGTACAAGTCAAACAATTCATTGGCGAGTGACAACAGAACCTGCATTTATTACCAAACATAAGTATCCAAGTCATTTGTCGACGTTGCCAGTTTCTCATCGTCCTGATTACACAGCTCATCCGAACTGGGATGATAAAACGTGGATACAAACAACTGATAAACGTCCATTGATAAATGACGATGATCGTAAGGATAACGATGGTGAAACGACCAATGAACTTTCTGACAAGCATCGACCGAGTCAAAat AAAAAACCGATAGATTATGCTAAACCTTTTGGCTCGTCAAGTCATTACATAACTTCTTCGGATATTGGCTCATCATCAAAACTAAAACCTACTCGAAAACGAAAACCCCAACCACCAAGAGTCACCACAACAACAGATTACCCTGAAACACTTATTCAACCGAGTCATGAAACATCAATTGCATTAAgcacatcaacaacaaaaatatcacaatcaacaccaaaaaaaaccacaacaacaagtaCATCAACAACATTGTCTCCGACAACGACGACAACAACCACAACTGAAATACCACCAtcgacaacaaaaaaaagtttgttagGCTCAGTGCCAACTGTTTCAGCAGTTATTGGTAatgatgatggtaaaaaaTCAACTCAATGTGGTGTACCACCACTGTTCCCTCGACCAGAAACGAGAATTGTTGGTGGCAAAGATGCACCTTTTGGAAGATGGCCATGGCAAGTCTCAGTACGTAGAACATCATTTTTTGGTTTCTCAAGTACTCACAGATGTGGTGGTGCTGTTTTAAACGAAAATTGGATTGCAACTGCTGGACACTGTGTTGACGA CTTGCTAACCTCACAGATTAGAATCCGGGTTGGTGATTACGATTTCTCATCTGTTCAAGAACGCTTACCTTACATAGAAAGAGGTATCGCTAAAAAGGTTGTTCATCCCAAATACAATTTCTTCACTTATGAGTATGATCTTGCGCTTGTAAGACTTGAAAGTTCACTTGTTTTTGCACCACACATATCGCCAATATGTTTACCAGCAACTGATGATCTTCTTATTGGTGAAAATGCAACAGTTACTGGATGGGGAAGACTAAGTGAGGGCGGTACACTGCCGTCAGTACTTCAAGAA GTGTCTGTGCCCATTGTGAGTAATGATGTATGTAAATCCATGTTTTTGAGGGCAGGAAGACACGAATTCATtccagatatttttttgtgtgctGGATATGAAAATGGAGGACAGGATTCATGCCAg ggAGACTCAGGTGGTCCTCTTCAGGTTCGTGGAAAGGATGGTCGGTATTTCCTCGCTGGAATTATCTCCTGGGGAATAG GCTGTGGAGCTGCATCATTACCAGGAGTCTGTACACGAATTTCGAAATTTGTACCTTGGATTCTTAAGAATGTTGCTGATAAAAACTCAGTGttgtga
- the LOC122848868 gene encoding serine proteinase stubble-like isoform X2, whose product MHQRVVRHASSNGHRSALRDPGSHMAVIIRTRMHWIGYVATIIWWSTVARSLSTLNRGHSYKISPKPCRIPGTPGSGNSQQGTCMFVWECIKSEGIHVGVCVDTFMFGSCCAKKDTKTTITPIITTTTTTTTTTTIIPTINWEDSVTTDLALGLSDTTLDIITTVKINNKTNEEVTIRPRPIHAIYTSRPKRPSSYELQLSPARLPDDGKNQMVEEDDTNQRLRTNNSYHHEVSPDKTTVIITKTPSPVLSTSPTLLSKPLNFQNSTEKEEDNIIVKETNSDQIAAASLNLIRTEKPPISWFSTSTSSIGSYSITKKPTYRPDSSYLSPTKTRPNFISKPHDLSQKPNKLWTTIKPDSHNTSTTTETSTSQTIHWRVTTEPAFITKHKYPSHLSTLPVSHRPDYTAHPNWDDKTWIQTTDKRPLINDDDRKDNDGETTNELSDKHRPSQNVNHQQQKKKPIDYAKPFGSSSHYITSSDIGSSSKLKPTRKRKPQPPRVTTTTDYPETLIQPSHETSIALSTSTTKISQSTPKKTTTTSTSTTLSPTTTTTTTTEIPPSTTKKSLLGSVPTVSAVIGNDDGKKSTQCGVPPLFPRPETRIVGGKDAPFGRWPWQVSVRRTSFFGFSSTHRCGGAVLNENWIATAGHCVDDLLTSQIRIRVGDYDFSSVQERLPYIERGIAKKVVHPKYNFFTYEYDLALVRLESSLVFAPHISPICLPATDDLLIGENATVTGWGRLSEGGTLPSVLQEVSVPIVSNDVCKSMFLRAGRHEFIPDIFLCAGYENGGQDSCQGDSGGPLQVRGKDGRYFLAGIISWGIGCGAASLPGVCTRISKFVPWILKNVADKNSVL is encoded by the exons gaACCAGAATGCATTGGATCGGTTACGTGGCCACGATAATCTGGTGGTCGACCGTCGCCAGGTCTCTAAGCACATTAAATCGAGGTCACA gctaCAAAATCAGTCCAAAACCATGTCGAATACCAGGTACTCCAGGAAGTGGAAACAGTCAACAGGGTACATGTATGTTCGTTTGGGAGTGTATAAAATCCGAAGGAATACACGTAGGTGTATGCGTTGACACATTTATGTTTGGTAGTTGTTGTGCAAAAAAAGATAcgaaaacaacaataacaccaataataacaacaacaacaaccacgaCAACTACCACAACTATAATACCGACAATAAATTGGGAGGATAGTGTCACGACTGATTTAGCATTGGGATTGTCTGATACAACACTTGATATTATTACAAccgttaaaataaataataaaacaaatgaagaGGTGACAATTAGGCCGAGACCGATTCACGCGATTTATACTAGTCGTCCGAAGAGGCCAAGTTCGTATGAATTACAATTATCGCCAGCACGATTACCAGACGATGGTAAAAATCAAATGGTAGAAGAGGACGATACAAACCAACGACTCCGAACAAATAATAGTTATCATCATGAGGTGTCACCTGATAAAACAACCGTTATAATTACTAAAACACCGTCACCTGTATTGTCAACATCACCAACACTACTATCAAAaccattaaattttcaaaactctactgaaaaagaagaagataaCATCATTGTTAAG GAAACTAATAGTGATCAAATAGCAGCAGCTAGCTTAAATTTGATACGAACGGAGAAACCACCAATATCCTGGTTTTCAACAAGTACTTCATCGATTGGGTCATATTCAATCACAAAAAAACCAACTTATAGACCAGATTCATCTTATTTATCACCAACCAAAACTAGaccaaattttatatcaaagcCTCATGATTTGTCCCAaaagccaaataaattatggACAACAATAAAGCCGGACAGTCACAACACAAG TACTACGACAGAAACAAGTACAAGTCAAACAATTCATTGGCGAGTGACAACAGAACCTGCATTTATTACCAAACATAAGTATCCAAGTCATTTGTCGACGTTGCCAGTTTCTCATCGTCCTGATTACACAGCTCATCCGAACTGGGATGATAAAACGTGGATACAAACAACTGATAAACGTCCATTGATAAATGACGATGATCGTAAGGATAACGATGGTGAAACGACCAATGAACTTTCTGACAAGCATCGACCGAGTCAAAatgtaaatcatcaacaacaaaaa AAAAAACCGATAGATTATGCTAAACCTTTTGGCTCGTCAAGTCATTACATAACTTCTTCGGATATTGGCTCATCATCAAAACTAAAACCTACTCGAAAACGAAAACCCCAACCACCAAGAGTCACCACAACAACAGATTACCCTGAAACACTTATTCAACCGAGTCATGAAACATCAATTGCATTAAgcacatcaacaacaaaaatatcacaatcaacaccaaaaaaaaccacaacaacaagtaCATCAACAACATTGTCTCCGACAACGACGACAACAACCACAACTGAAATACCACCAtcgacaacaaaaaaaagtttgttagGCTCAGTGCCAACTGTTTCAGCAGTTATTGGTAatgatgatggtaaaaaaTCAACTCAATGTGGTGTACCACCACTGTTCCCTCGACCAGAAACGAGAATTGTTGGTGGCAAAGATGCACCTTTTGGAAGATGGCCATGGCAAGTCTCAGTACGTAGAACATCATTTTTTGGTTTCTCAAGTACTCACAGATGTGGTGGTGCTGTTTTAAACGAAAATTGGATTGCAACTGCTGGACACTGTGTTGACGA CTTGCTAACCTCACAGATTAGAATCCGGGTTGGTGATTACGATTTCTCATCTGTTCAAGAACGCTTACCTTACATAGAAAGAGGTATCGCTAAAAAGGTTGTTCATCCCAAATACAATTTCTTCACTTATGAGTATGATCTTGCGCTTGTAAGACTTGAAAGTTCACTTGTTTTTGCACCACACATATCGCCAATATGTTTACCAGCAACTGATGATCTTCTTATTGGTGAAAATGCAACAGTTACTGGATGGGGAAGACTAAGTGAGGGCGGTACACTGCCGTCAGTACTTCAAGAA GTGTCTGTGCCCATTGTGAGTAATGATGTATGTAAATCCATGTTTTTGAGGGCAGGAAGACACGAATTCATtccagatatttttttgtgtgctGGATATGAAAATGGAGGACAGGATTCATGCCAg ggAGACTCAGGTGGTCCTCTTCAGGTTCGTGGAAAGGATGGTCGGTATTTCCTCGCTGGAATTATCTCCTGGGGAATAG GCTGTGGAGCTGCATCATTACCAGGAGTCTGTACACGAATTTCGAAATTTGTACCTTGGATTCTTAAGAATGTTGCTGATAAAAACTCAGTGttgtga
- the LOC122848868 gene encoding serine proteinase stubble-like isoform X1: MHQRVVRHASSNGHRSALRDPGSHMAVIIRTRMHWIGYVATIIWWSTVARSLSTLNRGHSYKISPKPCRIPGTPGSGNSQQGTCMFVWECIKSEGIHVGVCVDTFMFGSCCAKKDTKTTITPIITTTTTTTTTTTIIPTINWEDSVTTDLALGLSDTTLDIITTVKINNKTNEEVTIRPRPIHAIYTSRPKRPSSYELQLSPARLPDDGKNQMVEEDDTNQRLRTNNSYHHEVSPDKTTVIITKTPSPVLSTSPTLLSKPLNFQNSTEKEEDNIIVKQETNSDQIAAASLNLIRTEKPPISWFSTSTSSIGSYSITKKPTYRPDSSYLSPTKTRPNFISKPHDLSQKPNKLWTTIKPDSHNTSTTTETSTSQTIHWRVTTEPAFITKHKYPSHLSTLPVSHRPDYTAHPNWDDKTWIQTTDKRPLINDDDRKDNDGETTNELSDKHRPSQNVNHQQQKKKPIDYAKPFGSSSHYITSSDIGSSSKLKPTRKRKPQPPRVTTTTDYPETLIQPSHETSIALSTSTTKISQSTPKKTTTTSTSTTLSPTTTTTTTTEIPPSTTKKSLLGSVPTVSAVIGNDDGKKSTQCGVPPLFPRPETRIVGGKDAPFGRWPWQVSVRRTSFFGFSSTHRCGGAVLNENWIATAGHCVDDLLTSQIRIRVGDYDFSSVQERLPYIERGIAKKVVHPKYNFFTYEYDLALVRLESSLVFAPHISPICLPATDDLLIGENATVTGWGRLSEGGTLPSVLQEVSVPIVSNDVCKSMFLRAGRHEFIPDIFLCAGYENGGQDSCQGDSGGPLQVRGKDGRYFLAGIISWGIGCGAASLPGVCTRISKFVPWILKNVADKNSVL, from the exons gaACCAGAATGCATTGGATCGGTTACGTGGCCACGATAATCTGGTGGTCGACCGTCGCCAGGTCTCTAAGCACATTAAATCGAGGTCACA gctaCAAAATCAGTCCAAAACCATGTCGAATACCAGGTACTCCAGGAAGTGGAAACAGTCAACAGGGTACATGTATGTTCGTTTGGGAGTGTATAAAATCCGAAGGAATACACGTAGGTGTATGCGTTGACACATTTATGTTTGGTAGTTGTTGTGCAAAAAAAGATAcgaaaacaacaataacaccaataataacaacaacaacaaccacgaCAACTACCACAACTATAATACCGACAATAAATTGGGAGGATAGTGTCACGACTGATTTAGCATTGGGATTGTCTGATACAACACTTGATATTATTACAAccgttaaaataaataataaaacaaatgaagaGGTGACAATTAGGCCGAGACCGATTCACGCGATTTATACTAGTCGTCCGAAGAGGCCAAGTTCGTATGAATTACAATTATCGCCAGCACGATTACCAGACGATGGTAAAAATCAAATGGTAGAAGAGGACGATACAAACCAACGACTCCGAACAAATAATAGTTATCATCATGAGGTGTCACCTGATAAAACAACCGTTATAATTACTAAAACACCGTCACCTGTATTGTCAACATCACCAACACTACTATCAAAaccattaaattttcaaaactctactgaaaaagaagaagataaCATCATTGTTAAG CAGGAAACTAATAGTGATCAAATAGCAGCAGCTAGCTTAAATTTGATACGAACGGAGAAACCACCAATATCCTGGTTTTCAACAAGTACTTCATCGATTGGGTCATATTCAATCACAAAAAAACCAACTTATAGACCAGATTCATCTTATTTATCACCAACCAAAACTAGaccaaattttatatcaaagcCTCATGATTTGTCCCAaaagccaaataaattatggACAACAATAAAGCCGGACAGTCACAACACAAG TACTACGACAGAAACAAGTACAAGTCAAACAATTCATTGGCGAGTGACAACAGAACCTGCATTTATTACCAAACATAAGTATCCAAGTCATTTGTCGACGTTGCCAGTTTCTCATCGTCCTGATTACACAGCTCATCCGAACTGGGATGATAAAACGTGGATACAAACAACTGATAAACGTCCATTGATAAATGACGATGATCGTAAGGATAACGATGGTGAAACGACCAATGAACTTTCTGACAAGCATCGACCGAGTCAAAatgtaaatcatcaacaacaaaaa AAAAAACCGATAGATTATGCTAAACCTTTTGGCTCGTCAAGTCATTACATAACTTCTTCGGATATTGGCTCATCATCAAAACTAAAACCTACTCGAAAACGAAAACCCCAACCACCAAGAGTCACCACAACAACAGATTACCCTGAAACACTTATTCAACCGAGTCATGAAACATCAATTGCATTAAgcacatcaacaacaaaaatatcacaatcaacaccaaaaaaaaccacaacaacaagtaCATCAACAACATTGTCTCCGACAACGACGACAACAACCACAACTGAAATACCACCAtcgacaacaaaaaaaagtttgttagGCTCAGTGCCAACTGTTTCAGCAGTTATTGGTAatgatgatggtaaaaaaTCAACTCAATGTGGTGTACCACCACTGTTCCCTCGACCAGAAACGAGAATTGTTGGTGGCAAAGATGCACCTTTTGGAAGATGGCCATGGCAAGTCTCAGTACGTAGAACATCATTTTTTGGTTTCTCAAGTACTCACAGATGTGGTGGTGCTGTTTTAAACGAAAATTGGATTGCAACTGCTGGACACTGTGTTGACGA CTTGCTAACCTCACAGATTAGAATCCGGGTTGGTGATTACGATTTCTCATCTGTTCAAGAACGCTTACCTTACATAGAAAGAGGTATCGCTAAAAAGGTTGTTCATCCCAAATACAATTTCTTCACTTATGAGTATGATCTTGCGCTTGTAAGACTTGAAAGTTCACTTGTTTTTGCACCACACATATCGCCAATATGTTTACCAGCAACTGATGATCTTCTTATTGGTGAAAATGCAACAGTTACTGGATGGGGAAGACTAAGTGAGGGCGGTACACTGCCGTCAGTACTTCAAGAA GTGTCTGTGCCCATTGTGAGTAATGATGTATGTAAATCCATGTTTTTGAGGGCAGGAAGACACGAATTCATtccagatatttttttgtgtgctGGATATGAAAATGGAGGACAGGATTCATGCCAg ggAGACTCAGGTGGTCCTCTTCAGGTTCGTGGAAAGGATGGTCGGTATTTCCTCGCTGGAATTATCTCCTGGGGAATAG GCTGTGGAGCTGCATCATTACCAGGAGTCTGTACACGAATTTCGAAATTTGTACCTTGGATTCTTAAGAATGTTGCTGATAAAAACTCAGTGttgtga
- the LOC122848868 gene encoding serine proteinase stubble-like isoform X4 translates to MHWIGYVATIIWWSTVARSLSTLNRGHSYKISPKPCRIPGTPGSGNSQQGTCMFVWECIKSEGIHVGVCVDTFMFGSCCAKKDTKTTITPIITTTTTTTTTTTIIPTINWEDSVTTDLALGLSDTTLDIITTVKINNKTNEEVTIRPRPIHAIYTSRPKRPSSYELQLSPARLPDDGKNQMVEEDDTNQRLRTNNSYHHEVSPDKTTVIITKTPSPVLSTSPTLLSKPLNFQNSTEKEEDNIIVKQETNSDQIAAASLNLIRTEKPPISWFSTSTSSIGSYSITKKPTYRPDSSYLSPTKTRPNFISKPHDLSQKPNKLWTTIKPDSHNTSTTTETSTSQTIHWRVTTEPAFITKHKYPSHLSTLPVSHRPDYTAHPNWDDKTWIQTTDKRPLINDDDRKDNDGETTNELSDKHRPSQNVNHQQQKKKPIDYAKPFGSSSHYITSSDIGSSSKLKPTRKRKPQPPRVTTTTDYPETLIQPSHETSIALSTSTTKISQSTPKKTTTTSTSTTLSPTTTTTTTTEIPPSTTKKSLLGSVPTVSAVIGNDDGKKSTQCGVPPLFPRPETRIVGGKDAPFGRWPWQVSVRRTSFFGFSSTHRCGGAVLNENWIATAGHCVDDLLTSQIRIRVGDYDFSSVQERLPYIERGIAKKVVHPKYNFFTYEYDLALVRLESSLVFAPHISPICLPATDDLLIGENATVTGWGRLSEGGTLPSVLQEVSVPIVSNDVCKSMFLRAGRHEFIPDIFLCAGYENGGQDSCQGDSGGPLQVRGKDGRYFLAGIISWGIGCGAASLPGVCTRISKFVPWILKNVADKNSVL, encoded by the exons ATGCATTGGATCGGTTACGTGGCCACGATAATCTGGTGGTCGACCGTCGCCAGGTCTCTAAGCACATTAAATCGAGGTCACA gctaCAAAATCAGTCCAAAACCATGTCGAATACCAGGTACTCCAGGAAGTGGAAACAGTCAACAGGGTACATGTATGTTCGTTTGGGAGTGTATAAAATCCGAAGGAATACACGTAGGTGTATGCGTTGACACATTTATGTTTGGTAGTTGTTGTGCAAAAAAAGATAcgaaaacaacaataacaccaataataacaacaacaacaaccacgaCAACTACCACAACTATAATACCGACAATAAATTGGGAGGATAGTGTCACGACTGATTTAGCATTGGGATTGTCTGATACAACACTTGATATTATTACAAccgttaaaataaataataaaacaaatgaagaGGTGACAATTAGGCCGAGACCGATTCACGCGATTTATACTAGTCGTCCGAAGAGGCCAAGTTCGTATGAATTACAATTATCGCCAGCACGATTACCAGACGATGGTAAAAATCAAATGGTAGAAGAGGACGATACAAACCAACGACTCCGAACAAATAATAGTTATCATCATGAGGTGTCACCTGATAAAACAACCGTTATAATTACTAAAACACCGTCACCTGTATTGTCAACATCACCAACACTACTATCAAAaccattaaattttcaaaactctactgaaaaagaagaagataaCATCATTGTTAAG CAGGAAACTAATAGTGATCAAATAGCAGCAGCTAGCTTAAATTTGATACGAACGGAGAAACCACCAATATCCTGGTTTTCAACAAGTACTTCATCGATTGGGTCATATTCAATCACAAAAAAACCAACTTATAGACCAGATTCATCTTATTTATCACCAACCAAAACTAGaccaaattttatatcaaagcCTCATGATTTGTCCCAaaagccaaataaattatggACAACAATAAAGCCGGACAGTCACAACACAAG TACTACGACAGAAACAAGTACAAGTCAAACAATTCATTGGCGAGTGACAACAGAACCTGCATTTATTACCAAACATAAGTATCCAAGTCATTTGTCGACGTTGCCAGTTTCTCATCGTCCTGATTACACAGCTCATCCGAACTGGGATGATAAAACGTGGATACAAACAACTGATAAACGTCCATTGATAAATGACGATGATCGTAAGGATAACGATGGTGAAACGACCAATGAACTTTCTGACAAGCATCGACCGAGTCAAAatgtaaatcatcaacaacaaaaa AAAAAACCGATAGATTATGCTAAACCTTTTGGCTCGTCAAGTCATTACATAACTTCTTCGGATATTGGCTCATCATCAAAACTAAAACCTACTCGAAAACGAAAACCCCAACCACCAAGAGTCACCACAACAACAGATTACCCTGAAACACTTATTCAACCGAGTCATGAAACATCAATTGCATTAAgcacatcaacaacaaaaatatcacaatcaacaccaaaaaaaaccacaacaacaagtaCATCAACAACATTGTCTCCGACAACGACGACAACAACCACAACTGAAATACCACCAtcgacaacaaaaaaaagtttgttagGCTCAGTGCCAACTGTTTCAGCAGTTATTGGTAatgatgatggtaaaaaaTCAACTCAATGTGGTGTACCACCACTGTTCCCTCGACCAGAAACGAGAATTGTTGGTGGCAAAGATGCACCTTTTGGAAGATGGCCATGGCAAGTCTCAGTACGTAGAACATCATTTTTTGGTTTCTCAAGTACTCACAGATGTGGTGGTGCTGTTTTAAACGAAAATTGGATTGCAACTGCTGGACACTGTGTTGACGA CTTGCTAACCTCACAGATTAGAATCCGGGTTGGTGATTACGATTTCTCATCTGTTCAAGAACGCTTACCTTACATAGAAAGAGGTATCGCTAAAAAGGTTGTTCATCCCAAATACAATTTCTTCACTTATGAGTATGATCTTGCGCTTGTAAGACTTGAAAGTTCACTTGTTTTTGCACCACACATATCGCCAATATGTTTACCAGCAACTGATGATCTTCTTATTGGTGAAAATGCAACAGTTACTGGATGGGGAAGACTAAGTGAGGGCGGTACACTGCCGTCAGTACTTCAAGAA GTGTCTGTGCCCATTGTGAGTAATGATGTATGTAAATCCATGTTTTTGAGGGCAGGAAGACACGAATTCATtccagatatttttttgtgtgctGGATATGAAAATGGAGGACAGGATTCATGCCAg ggAGACTCAGGTGGTCCTCTTCAGGTTCGTGGAAAGGATGGTCGGTATTTCCTCGCTGGAATTATCTCCTGGGGAATAG GCTGTGGAGCTGCATCATTACCAGGAGTCTGTACACGAATTTCGAAATTTGTACCTTGGATTCTTAAGAATGTTGCTGATAAAAACTCAGTGttgtga